One window of the Pedobacter ginsengisoli genome contains the following:
- a CDS encoding TonB family protein: MNNKIYPQYSFQNCIDGTVTISFKLNKAGEVYFSKIQKGIGTDLDDEALRLIRLSSGKWIVPEDHDTTVSVVVPINFKLSGANCQNKSPKEIKQAIEIYKTNVGMTDAVLNFYRHKANGKFTADEEQRILALKASLGYDEEYMKMRINDGLRKLKQKDKQGACEDFMFVKNMGYDLADEQIAKYCN; this comes from the coding sequence GTGAATAATAAGATTTATCCTCAGTATTCTTTCCAAAACTGTATTGATGGCACTGTTACCATAAGCTTTAAACTTAATAAGGCTGGCGAGGTGTATTTTTCTAAAATTCAAAAAGGCATAGGAACTGATCTGGACGATGAAGCACTGCGATTAATCCGTTTAAGTAGCGGTAAATGGATAGTTCCGGAAGATCATGATACTACGGTATCTGTTGTGGTGCCAATAAACTTTAAATTGTCAGGTGCCAATTGCCAAAATAAAAGCCCAAAAGAAATAAAGCAGGCAATAGAAATCTATAAAACCAATGTGGGTATGACGGATGCCGTGCTTAATTTTTACAGACACAAGGCTAATGGAAAATTTACTGCTGACGAAGAACAAAGAATTTTAGCTTTAAAGGCGAGCCTTGGCTATGATGAGGAATATATGAAAATGAGGATAAATGATGGGTTGAGGAAGCTGAAGCAAAAGGATAAACAGGGGGCCTGTGAAGATTTTATGTTTGTTAAAAACATGGGATATGATTTGGCAGACGAGCAGATTGCGAAATATTGTAATTAA
- the rbfA gene encoding 30S ribosome-binding factor RbfA — MESKRQQKFAGVLQEELAAIFQREGSAYLPNTLVTITKVRVSPDLAVAKVYLSFLNTSNTTLSVAEVNSHASEIRYKLGARIRHQARVIPTLTFFVDDTNEYVEHMDKLFDKISRDRKETDEEAD; from the coding sequence ATGGAAAGTAAACGTCAACAGAAATTTGCCGGGGTGTTACAAGAGGAATTAGCTGCCATTTTTCAGCGCGAAGGCTCTGCATATTTACCCAATACACTGGTTACTATTACTAAGGTCCGTGTTTCTCCGGATTTGGCGGTGGCAAAGGTTTATTTAAGTTTTTTAAATACAAGCAATACAACCTTATCTGTGGCTGAAGTAAATTCACATGCCAGTGAGATCAGATACAAGCTGGGTGCACGCATCCGTCATCAGGCTCGTGTGATTCCTACGCTTACCTTCTTTGTGGATGATACCAATGAGTATGTAGAGCATATGGATAAGTTATTTGATAAAATATCAAGGGACCGTAAGGAGACGGATGAAGAAGCCGATTAA
- the hflX gene encoding GTPase HflX, translating into MGKQKYYDTAVKPERAVLVGVIRPGEKPEETREYLDELAFLVDTAGGIVEHEFTQKMLKPDRATFVGTGKLEEIQAYVKSEEIDMVVFDDELSPSQLRNIERELQVKILDRSNLILDIFAGRAQTAQAKTQVELAQLQYLLPRLTRLWTHLERQKGGIGMRGPGETQIESDRRMILEKISLLKTRLTQIDRQNETQRKNRGQLIRVALVGYTNVGKSTIMNMLSKSEVFAENKLFATLDTTVRKVVIENLPFLLSDTVGFIRKLPHHLVECFKSTLDEVREADVLIHVVDVSHPNFEDQINVVNETLKDLGARDKETIMVFNKMDAYVSPEPDHEDEERAVLTLDDFKRSWMANHNAPALFISALHKENLEEFKQLLYDKVVALHVDRYPYDKLLY; encoded by the coding sequence ATGGGAAAACAGAAATATTACGACACGGCGGTGAAGCCGGAACGGGCAGTACTTGTAGGAGTAATCAGGCCTGGTGAAAAGCCAGAGGAAACCAGGGAGTACCTGGATGAGCTTGCTTTTCTGGTAGATACGGCAGGGGGGATTGTGGAACATGAATTTACGCAGAAGATGCTTAAACCTGACCGTGCAACTTTTGTAGGGACAGGGAAATTGGAAGAAATACAGGCTTACGTAAAGTCTGAAGAGATAGATATGGTTGTTTTTGATGATGAACTTTCGCCATCACAACTAAGAAACATTGAACGGGAACTGCAGGTTAAAATATTGGACCGTAGTAACCTGATCCTTGATATTTTTGCCGGCAGGGCACAAACTGCACAGGCTAAAACGCAGGTGGAACTGGCTCAGTTGCAATACCTGCTACCCAGACTTACCCGCTTGTGGACTCACTTGGAGCGCCAAAAAGGTGGTATTGGTATGAGAGGACCAGGTGAGACGCAGATTGAGAGTGACAGAAGGATGATTCTTGAGAAGATCTCTCTTTTAAAAACCAGACTTACCCAGATTGACAGACAAAACGAAACGCAAAGAAAGAACCGTGGACAACTGATCAGGGTTGCTCTTGTTGGTTATACCAACGTAGGGAAATCAACGATTATGAACATGCTTTCTAAATCTGAAGTGTTTGCTGAAAACAAACTATTCGCAACCTTGGATACTACGGTGAGAAAGGTGGTTATTGAAAACCTGCCGTTTTTACTTTCAGATACAGTTGGATTTATCAGAAAATTGCCTCACCATTTGGTTGAATGTTTTAAATCGACACTTGATGAAGTTCGTGAAGCAGACGTGTTAATTCATGTTGTAGATGTTTCGCATCCTAATTTTGAAGATCAGATCAATGTGGTGAATGAGACTTTAAAAGATCTGGGTGCAAGAGATAAGGAGACCATTATGGTGTTTAACAAAATGGATGCTTATGTAAGCCCTGAGCCTGATCATGAGGATGAGGAAAGAGCAGTGCTTACTCTTGATGATTTTAAGCGTAGCTGGATGGCAAATCATAATGCTCCTGCATTATTTATATCTGCCCTGCATAAAGAGAATCTAGAGGAATTTAAACAGTTATTATACGATAAGGTTGTTGCTTTACATGTAGATCGCTATCCTTACGATAAATTGTTATATTAA
- the trpC gene encoding indole-3-glycerol phosphate synthase TrpC translates to MNILDKIVLRKKEEVALAKQNVSVKQLESALHFERNPYSFKEFLLAADRTGIIAEFKRQSPSKGVINDKVTVTDVTTAYASAGASALSVLTDTDFFGGHQQDLLEARASNNIPILRKDFMIDEYQVFEAKAWGADIILLIAAILTPKEIATLAGRAKGLGLNVLLEVHNQEELERSICKDLDAIGVNNRNLADFTVNIQTSFDLADQIPADFMKISESAISDTNTIKLLKHAGFNGFLIGENFMKTENPGLAIREFVSELISV, encoded by the coding sequence ATGAATATTTTAGATAAAATTGTACTGAGAAAGAAGGAAGAGGTGGCTTTGGCTAAGCAGAATGTTTCTGTTAAACAGCTGGAGAGTGCACTGCACTTTGAACGCAATCCATATTCTTTTAAAGAGTTTTTATTGGCGGCAGACCGCACGGGTATTATTGCTGAGTTTAAGCGCCAGTCTCCATCTAAAGGAGTTATTAATGACAAAGTTACAGTTACTGATGTCACTACAGCTTATGCTTCAGCAGGCGCTTCAGCATTGTCTGTGCTAACGGATACAGATTTCTTTGGCGGTCATCAGCAGGATTTGCTGGAAGCCAGGGCTTCGAACAATATTCCTATTCTGAGAAAAGATTTTATGATTGATGAGTACCAGGTTTTTGAGGCGAAGGCATGGGGTGCTGATATCATTTTATTGATTGCGGCTATACTTACCCCTAAGGAAATTGCTACTTTAGCGGGAAGGGCTAAGGGTTTAGGCCTTAATGTGCTGTTGGAAGTTCATAATCAAGAAGAACTGGAAAGGAGCATTTGCAAAGACCTTGATGCAATAGGTGTTAATAACAGAAATCTTGCTGATTTTACAGTAAATATTCAGACTTCTTTTGATCTTGCTGATCAGATTCCTGCTGATTTTATGAAGATATCTGAAAGTGCTATTAGTGACACAAATACAATTAAACTATTGAAACATGCAGGATTTAATGGCTTTTTAATTGGCGAAAATTTCATGAAAACTGAGAATCCGGGACTTGCAATCAGAGAGTTTGTCAGTGAATTGATCTCGGTATAA
- a CDS encoding anthranilate synthase component II, with protein MQKKVLVIDNYDSFTYNLVHLVNELGRDVEVWRNDKFELADVEQYDKILLSPGPGIPEEAGLLLDVIKTYAPTKSIFGVCLGQQAIAEAFGGSLLNLGRPMHGIATPITVLDKGELLFKYCPDVIKVGRYHSWVVSNNGLPDCFVVTASDDTGEIMALRHKTLDVRGVQFHPESVLTEYGKQMMQNWLES; from the coding sequence ATGCAAAAGAAAGTTTTGGTTATAGATAATTACGATTCGTTTACCTATAACCTGGTGCATTTAGTAAATGAATTAGGCAGGGATGTTGAAGTGTGGAGGAATGATAAATTTGAGCTGGCTGATGTTGAGCAGTATGATAAGATTTTACTTTCGCCAGGACCGGGGATACCTGAAGAGGCCGGCTTATTACTTGATGTAATTAAAACCTACGCACCTACCAAGAGTATTTTTGGTGTTTGCCTGGGTCAGCAGGCTATTGCTGAAGCATTTGGGGGAAGTTTGTTGAATTTAGGACGGCCAATGCATGGAATTGCAACGCCGATTACAGTGCTGGATAAAGGTGAACTTTTATTTAAATACTGCCCTGATGTAATTAAAGTTGGCCGCTACCACTCATGGGTTGTGAGTAACAATGGGCTGCCTGATTGTTTTGTTGTTACAGCAAGTGATGATACGGGAGAGATTATGGCTTTAAGACATAAAACACTTGATGTGCGTGGTGTACAATTCCATCCGGAAAGTGTACTTACAGAGTATGGAAAACAAATGATGCAGAACTGGTTAGAAAGTTAA
- a CDS encoding anthranilate synthase component I family protein, which produces MNNYTINTTYKKRLADTTTPVSIYLRLRDVFPNTILLESSDYHSRENSMSYVCAEPVAGIILQDGVLSSYFPDGRKEEKTEFVLTEEIDSFKAAFTPDVIDGNRHISSGLFGYFTWSAVQHFEDISFSAETPRDEEIPTMQYHIYRYIIAIDHFRNEITLFKNRFNGDDNEDLEKMEYIIQNKNYPEYSFKTNGEENSNLTNEDFMNMVDKLKKHILRGDVFQIVPSRAYNQAFLGDEFNVYRCLRSINPSPYLFYFDYGSFKLFGSSPEAQITIKNNEANIFPIAGTFKRTGNDVEDAEQAKKLEEDPKESAEHVMLVDLARNDLSRHCSGVQVKSFKEVQYYSHLIHLVSKVSGNLQENVSAFKVVADTYPAGTLSGAPKYRAMQLIDENEGLGRNFYAGALGYMGFNDEFNHCIMIRTFMSKNNLLHYRAGAGIVADSVPENELNEVNNKIAALRRAIEMATQI; this is translated from the coding sequence ATGAATAATTATACCATTAATACAACTTATAAAAAGAGACTTGCAGATACCACTACTCCGGTAAGTATTTACCTGAGACTGAGAGATGTATTCCCAAATACAATTTTATTGGAAAGCTCGGACTACCATAGCCGGGAGAACTCTATGAGTTATGTGTGCGCCGAACCTGTTGCAGGTATTATTCTGCAGGATGGTGTGCTTTCTTCTTACTTTCCTGATGGGCGGAAAGAGGAGAAAACCGAGTTTGTGCTAACCGAAGAAATAGATAGCTTTAAAGCTGCTTTTACACCGGATGTAATTGATGGAAACAGGCATATTTCGAGTGGGTTATTTGGGTATTTTACATGGAGTGCCGTGCAGCATTTTGAAGACATTTCTTTTTCTGCAGAAACTCCGCGGGACGAAGAGATCCCAACAATGCAGTATCATATTTACAGGTATATTATCGCTATTGATCATTTTCGTAATGAGATCACACTGTTTAAAAACAGATTTAATGGTGATGACAATGAGGACCTGGAAAAGATGGAATATATTATTCAGAATAAAAATTATCCTGAATATAGTTTTAAAACCAATGGTGAAGAAAATTCTAACCTGACAAATGAGGACTTCATGAACATGGTTGATAAACTTAAGAAGCATATATTGCGCGGAGATGTTTTTCAGATTGTTCCATCAAGGGCATACAATCAGGCTTTTTTAGGGGATGAATTTAATGTTTACAGGTGTTTAAGATCTATAAATCCATCGCCGTATCTTTTTTATTTTGACTACGGAAGCTTTAAGCTTTTTGGCTCATCGCCCGAAGCTCAAATTACAATAAAGAATAATGAAGCCAATATTTTTCCTATTGCAGGTACATTTAAACGCACAGGAAATGATGTAGAGGATGCCGAACAAGCAAAGAAACTGGAAGAGGACCCTAAAGAAAGTGCTGAGCATGTTATGTTGGTAGATTTGGCAAGAAATGACCTTAGCAGGCATTGCAGCGGTGTTCAGGTTAAATCTTTTAAAGAAGTTCAATACTATTCTCATCTGATCCACCTGGTTTCTAAAGTGAGTGGCAACCTGCAGGAAAATGTATCTGCATTTAAGGTTGTGGCCGATACTTATCCGGCAGGAACATTAAGTGGGGCCCCTAAGTACAGGGCTATGCAGTTAATTGATGAGAATGAAGGCCTTGGAAGAAACTTTTATGCAGGAGCACTTGGGTACATGGGTTTTAATGATGAGTTTAATCATTGCATCATGATCAGGACATTTATGAGCAAGAATAATCTGCTCCATTATAGAGCAGGTGCCGGTATTGTTGCCGACTCCGTTCCTGAAAATGAACTAAATGAAGTAAATAATAAAATTGCTGCTTTGCGCAGGGCAATTGAAATGGCTACGCAAATTTAA
- a CDS encoding cytochrome B, which produces MNFYHILKSAHSGWRYLVLILLVLAIITAIAGWLGKKPYTEGNRKLNVFTLIFVHTQILFGLVLYFVSPLVEAGIRYWKMEHIGMMIFAAILVTVGNARSKRGDDPSVKHRTIALYFGLALIVIVASIIQMTMVDPSRSFFGVS; this is translated from the coding sequence ATGAATTTTTATCACATTTTAAAGAGCGCACACTCAGGCTGGCGTTATCTTGTCTTGATTTTATTGGTATTGGCAATAATAACTGCAATTGCAGGATGGCTTGGCAAAAAACCTTATACAGAAGGAAATAGAAAACTTAATGTGTTTACTTTAATTTTTGTGCATACCCAAATTTTATTTGGCCTGGTGTTGTATTTTGTGAGCCCACTGGTTGAAGCAGGGATCAGATATTGGAAAATGGAGCATATTGGGATGATGATTTTTGCAGCTATTTTAGTGACTGTAGGTAACGCAAGATCGAAAAGAGGGGATGACCCGTCGGTTAAACACCGTACCATAGCGCTTTATTTTGGATTGGCTTTAATAGTAATTGTAGCATCAATTATTCAGATGACTATGGTAGATCCTAGCCGTAGTTTTTTTGGAGTTTCATAA
- a CDS encoding Dabb family protein has product MNKSNRRKFIGTAAALAVGTAATAMPLSSMKKNYPVVHHVFFWLKNPDSKEDRDKLVAGVKALSKIPTVKELHVGVVASTEQRDVIDSSWGVSELMFFSDLEGQATYQTHPIHLEFIKNHSHLWEKVIVYDAVEA; this is encoded by the coding sequence ATGAACAAGTCTAACAGAAGAAAATTTATTGGAACTGCTGCAGCTCTTGCAGTGGGGACAGCTGCAACCGCTATGCCGTTATCAAGTATGAAAAAAAATTACCCGGTGGTACACCATGTGTTTTTCTGGTTGAAAAATCCAGATTCAAAAGAAGATCGTGATAAATTGGTTGCTGGTGTGAAAGCACTTTCAAAGATCCCGACTGTAAAAGAATTACACGTAGGTGTTGTGGCCAGCACTGAACAACGTGATGTTATTGATAGTAGCTGGGGAGTATCTGAACTAATGTTTTTTAGTGATCTGGAAGGTCAGGCAACCTATCAAACACATCCAATACACCTTGAATTTATAAAAAACCATAGCCATTTATGGGAGAAAGTGATCGTGTATGATGCAGTTGAGGCTTAA
- a CDS encoding carboxymuconolactone decarboxylase family protein, whose product MLRINQNEIPEGLFKAMRQVQDHIRNSGIDPLLIELLDTRVSQINGCAYCLDMHSKEAVHKGETLQRLISLSVWRETNYYTPKERAVLAFAERLTKLKEENESDDLHDELKKYFSNAEIANLSLAVAQINSWNRLVKSFGTIAGTYEVK is encoded by the coding sequence ATGTTACGAATTAATCAGAATGAAATCCCTGAAGGATTATTTAAAGCAATGAGACAGGTACAGGATCATATCCGTAATTCCGGAATTGATCCGTTGTTAATTGAATTATTAGACACAAGAGTTTCACAGATCAATGGCTGCGCATATTGTTTAGATATGCACTCGAAAGAAGCGGTACACAAGGGAGAAACGTTACAGAGGTTGATCTCTTTATCCGTTTGGAGAGAGACGAACTATTATACACCTAAAGAAAGGGCTGTATTGGCTTTTGCTGAAAGATTAACTAAACTTAAGGAAGAGAATGAATCAGATGATCTGCATGATGAGCTTAAAAAGTATTTTTCTAATGCTGAAATTGCAAATCTTTCATTAGCAGTTGCCCAGATTAATTCATGGAACAGGCTGGTTAAGTCTTTTGGAACAATAGCAGGAACATATGAAGTGAAGTAA
- a CDS encoding sigma-70 family RNA polymerase sigma factor, with protein MNHLRSLLATYAYNITGSYEVSQDIVQDVFLKFLEVDRADVINEKAYLVRSVVNMAINYKKRSERVQHEYPGIWLPEPIDTNEADSTLNREDVLSYSLMVLLEKLTPQQRAVFILKEGFDYNHAEIAELLEITISNSRQILKRAKQCIQERRKLAKNNAERELVLKYRNAIKNGDVRELELMLKDDISVISDGGGKVLAALKPISGRANVIRFLNGLQAKFFSKRSFKYGLINHQQAMFHYEGGVMVSCQIFVFEQDEIANIFFIRNPDKLSRFEHSDCL; from the coding sequence ATGAATCATTTAAGGTCTTTGCTGGCTACATATGCATACAACATTACAGGTTCTTATGAGGTGTCACAAGATATAGTTCAGGATGTCTTCTTAAAATTCTTGGAGGTAGATAGGGCTGATGTTATAAATGAAAAAGCTTACCTGGTACGTTCAGTAGTTAATATGGCTATTAATTATAAAAAGCGAAGTGAACGGGTGCAACATGAGTATCCCGGAATCTGGCTGCCGGAACCTATTGACACTAATGAGGCTGATTCTACTTTGAACAGAGAGGATGTACTTTCTTATTCCCTGATGGTACTTCTTGAGAAATTAACACCTCAACAGCGGGCAGTTTTTATTCTTAAAGAGGGTTTTGATTACAACCATGCAGAGATTGCCGAGCTATTGGAAATAACGATTAGCAACTCAAGGCAGATTTTGAAACGGGCAAAGCAATGTATACAGGAAAGAAGAAAGTTGGCTAAAAATAATGCTGAAAGGGAATTAGTCTTAAAATACAGAAATGCAATAAAGAATGGGGATGTTCGGGAATTGGAGTTGATGCTTAAGGACGATATTTCTGTAATATCTGATGGTGGAGGAAAAGTGCTTGCTGCTTTGAAACCTATTTCAGGCAGGGCGAATGTGATCCGGTTTTTGAATGGATTGCAAGCGAAATTCTTTTCGAAACGAAGTTTTAAATATGGTTTGATTAACCATCAGCAGGCAATGTTTCATTATGAAGGTGGGGTAATGGTAAGCTGTCAGATCTTTGTTTTTGAGCAAGATGAGATTGCTAATATATTTTTTATTCGAAACCCGGATAAGTTGTCACGCTTTGAGCATTCTGATTGTCTTTAA
- a CDS encoding alpha/beta fold hydrolase, translating to MKRTLTITTFLLIITHLQMSAQTGQYAEVNGLKLYYEIHGNGKPLVLIHGGGSTIASTFGRILPELAKKHKIIAVELQAHGHTLDIDRPLSFEQDADDVAALLKHLHIAKADIMGFSNGGTTALQIAIRHPQLVNKLVLASAAYKRDGMPAGFFDGFKNAELKYMPQPLQEAYLKANPDPKGLQIMFNRDVARMIAFKDISDADIKAIQAPALVINGYKDVILPEHALQLTRTLPNAELAVLPGGHGDYIGEICAENKSSKLPDLVTTMIEDFLF from the coding sequence ATGAAACGCACATTAACAATCACTACATTTCTATTAATTATAACCCATCTTCAAATGAGTGCACAAACAGGGCAATATGCGGAGGTAAACGGCCTAAAACTATATTATGAAATTCATGGTAATGGCAAGCCTTTGGTATTAATACACGGCGGGGGTTCAACTATAGCTTCTACATTTGGACGCATCCTTCCGGAATTGGCAAAAAAGCATAAGATAATCGCGGTAGAATTACAGGCACACGGGCATACATTAGATATTGACCGTCCTTTAAGTTTTGAACAGGATGCTGATGATGTAGCTGCATTACTTAAACACCTGCATATTGCAAAAGCCGACATCATGGGCTTTAGCAATGGAGGAACCACCGCGTTGCAAATTGCTATCCGACATCCCCAACTGGTAAACAAGCTTGTTCTTGCATCTGCTGCTTACAAACGTGATGGTATGCCTGCCGGATTCTTTGATGGTTTTAAAAATGCAGAACTCAAATACATGCCCCAGCCATTGCAGGAAGCTTACCTGAAAGCAAATCCAGACCCAAAAGGTCTCCAAATCATGTTCAACAGAGATGTTGCACGAATGATTGCCTTTAAAGACATCAGCGATGCAGATATAAAAGCCATCCAGGCGCCGGCACTTGTTATTAATGGCTATAAAGATGTAATACTTCCTGAACACGCTCTTCAGCTAACACGAACTTTACCAAATGCCGAGCTGGCTGTACTTCCAGGTGGCCATGGAGACTATATTGGAGAAATCTGCGCCGAAAATAAAAGCAGTAAGCTCCCTGATTTGGTAACAACAATGATAGAAGACTTTCTTTTCTGA
- a CDS encoding carboxypeptidase-like regulatory domain-containing protein, protein MKKITLSIFIILMQAGILKAQQTFTISGTVKNTKEEVMQGATIFIDGSEKGTATNAKGEFKFNNIKPGTYQVIVRMVGYNSSKSNVIIQDQPASLNIQLTEKPIILRQVVIGNDSQRKENIKIFLKNFLGESENAKKCTILNLEILDFSTNKKILEATSDDFLIIENKSLGYKIKYLLRNFRYNKETGVTSYDGESVFENLEGSDNEKTSWLANRKKAFQGSLMHYFRSLYKNHLKQEGFITYEVMNNIQPLKLAPTPVNMEQYINTIDSNFIQLKFKTRLFIIFDKEKALQANDPDQKSAITRWMGKDGSIIRLFLDNAIIDSKGSYVDFRSFFVQGFWGGKRIGDQLPFEYN, encoded by the coding sequence ATGAAAAAGATTACGCTCTCGATCTTTATTATTTTAATGCAGGCAGGCATATTAAAAGCACAACAAACTTTTACTATTAGCGGCACTGTTAAGAATACAAAAGAAGAAGTTATGCAGGGTGCCACCATTTTTATTGATGGTTCTGAAAAAGGCACTGCCACCAATGCAAAAGGCGAGTTTAAATTTAACAACATAAAGCCCGGAACCTACCAGGTCATAGTTAGAATGGTTGGCTACAATTCATCAAAAAGCAACGTAATTATTCAGGATCAGCCGGCCTCATTAAACATCCAATTAACAGAAAAACCAATTATTTTACGCCAGGTAGTAATAGGCAATGATTCTCAGCGGAAAGAGAACATAAAAATATTCCTTAAAAATTTTCTTGGTGAATCTGAGAATGCAAAAAAATGCACCATATTAAACCTCGAAATTCTTGATTTTTCGACCAACAAGAAAATACTGGAAGCCACATCAGACGATTTCCTGATTATTGAAAACAAAAGTCTTGGCTATAAAATTAAATACCTGCTTAGAAACTTTCGCTACAACAAAGAAACAGGTGTTACAAGTTATGATGGCGAATCGGTATTCGAAAATTTGGAAGGCAGCGACAATGAAAAAACCTCCTGGCTTGCAAACAGAAAAAAAGCTTTCCAAGGATCTCTTATGCATTATTTCAGATCCCTCTATAAAAACCATTTGAAACAGGAAGGATTTATTACCTACGAAGTAATGAATAACATCCAACCATTAAAGTTAGCTCCCACACCGGTAAACATGGAGCAATACATCAATACAATTGACAGCAATTTTATTCAATTGAAATTCAAAACCCGACTCTTTATCATTTTTGATAAGGAGAAAGCTTTACAAGCCAATGATCCCGATCAAAAAAGCGCAATTACCAGATGGATGGGTAAAGACGGCTCTATAATACGTCTGTTTCTGGATAATGCAATCATAGACAGCAAAGGCAGCTATGTAGATTTCAGAAGTTTTTTTGTACAGGGCTTTTGGGGTGGCAAAAGAATTGGCGATCAACTCCCATTTGAATACAATTAG
- a CDS encoding MFS transporter, whose amino-acid sequence MDIIEKTIKARRATKAVFLVCGLGVSSWAPMVPYAKERLQLNDANLGLLLLLLGTGAISMMPVSGVLSNRYGSRIVMLWSAIIMALALPLLLVMDNVIWMGVMLFIFGSAVGTVDVAMNSHGVHVQNRFGKPIMSSLHGLFSVGGLLGSLGLGFLMKIGLEPITAAICIAVLLIVIVSWKYNALFDKETESAAIKDFSSHDQKGNSRSFSWLTGGVLFLGAMCFAVFLAEGSMLDWSAVFLTENRKIDEELAGVGYAAFSIAMATMRLLGDKLVSHLNGPKVVIGGSLIGAAGIFLVILTPWLVTALLGFILLGLGAANIVPVFISEGGRLKNVPASVSIPAITTIGYAGQLAGPAMLGFIAHQYSLPIALGFSGFLLVLVAVFYKMKPGG is encoded by the coding sequence ATGGATATCATTGAAAAAACAATAAAAGCAAGAAGAGCCACAAAAGCAGTATTTCTGGTATGTGGACTTGGGGTGTCTAGCTGGGCACCAATGGTTCCTTATGCAAAGGAGAGGCTTCAATTAAATGATGCAAATTTAGGTTTATTGCTTTTACTGCTGGGTACCGGTGCGATAAGCATGATGCCTGTAAGCGGTGTTTTGTCAAATCGCTACGGAAGCCGGATAGTTATGCTGTGGTCAGCTATAATTATGGCGCTGGCACTTCCCCTACTTTTAGTTATGGACAATGTTATCTGGATGGGAGTGATGCTATTCATATTTGGGTCGGCGGTTGGTACTGTAGATGTAGCTATGAACTCTCATGGAGTACATGTGCAAAATAGATTTGGTAAACCGATTATGTCGTCCCTTCATGGGCTTTTTAGTGTTGGGGGCCTTTTAGGTTCTTTAGGTCTGGGTTTCCTGATGAAGATAGGATTGGAACCCATAACCGCTGCTATATGTATTGCTGTTTTGTTGATCGTTATTGTTTCATGGAAGTATAATGCCTTGTTTGATAAAGAAACTGAAAGTGCAGCCATTAAAGATTTCTCTTCACATGATCAGAAAGGCAATTCAAGGTCATTCTCGTGGCTAACTGGAGGCGTTCTTTTTTTAGGGGCAATGTGTTTTGCTGTTTTTTTGGCCGAAGGGTCTATGTTAGACTGGAGTGCAGTTTTTTTAACAGAAAACAGAAAAATAGACGAAGAACTGGCAGGAGTAGGCTATGCTGCATTTTCAATTGCTATGGCCACAATGCGATTGCTTGGCGATAAGCTGGTTTCCCATCTTAATGGACCAAAGGTTGTTATCGGGGGTAGTCTTATTGGAGCTGCCGGTATTTTTCTGGTAATACTAACGCCCTGGCTGGTTACGGCTTTATTGGGCTTTATTTTATTGGGCTTAGGAGCTGCCAATATTGTTCCTGTGTTTATTAGTGAGGGTGGACGGTTAAAGAATGTTCCTGCCTCGGTATCTATTCCGGCAATTACTACTATTGGTTATGCAGGACAATTGGCAGGACCGGCAATGCTTGGATTCATAGCCCACCAATATTCTCTGCCCATAGCTTTAGGTTTTAGTGGCTTTTTGCTGGTGTTGGTAGCTGTTTTCTATAAAATGAAGCCAGGTGGATGA
- a CDS encoding pyrimidine/purine nucleoside phosphorylase, with product MSNSDNSSELNEAISHNVYFEGKVQSLGLKTLKGKATVGVMKKGTYTFSASSPEEMIVMAGTMHAQLPGESYKEYKEQESFHVEAGTSFEVICNDDVAYICYYG from the coding sequence ATGAGTAATTCTGATAATTCTTCTGAACTTAACGAGGCAATATCTCACAATGTATATTTTGAAGGTAAAGTGCAAAGTCTTGGTCTGAAAACGCTAAAAGGCAAAGCAACTGTTGGTGTAATGAAAAAAGGAACATATACATTTTCTGCATCTTCACCAGAGGAAATGATTGTGATGGCGGGGACTATGCATGCACAGCTGCCAGGAGAGAGCTACAAAGAATATAAAGAACAGGAAAGTTTCCATGTGGAAGCAGGAACTTCTTTTGAAGTTATATGTAACGATGACGTAGCCTATATCTGTTATTACGGATAA